In Sphingopyxis sp. FD7, a single window of DNA contains:
- a CDS encoding GIY-YIG nuclease family protein, with translation MVRPGYVYIMASRRNGTIYIGVTGDLSQRVWQHREGVIEGFTKEYGCKLLVWFEAFESIYDARQFEARMKKWNRAWKISRIEERNPEWADLFETLV, from the coding sequence ATGGTTCGACCCGGCTATGTCTACATCATGGCCAGCCGGAGAAACGGGACCATCTATATCGGCGTAACGGGTGATCTGTCGCAGCGGGTCTGGCAACATCGCGAAGGCGTGATCGAGGGCTTTACAAAGGAATATGGCTGCAAGCTGCTGGTCTGGTTCGAAGCGTTTGAGAGCATATATGACGCCCGGCAGTTTGAAGCGCGAATGAAAAAATGGAACCGGGCGTGGAAGATCAGCCGCATCGAGGAGCGCAATCCCGAATGGGCCGACTTGTTTGAAACGCTAGTTTGA